Proteins encoded by one window of Companilactobacillus ginsenosidimutans:
- the rny gene encoding ribonuclease Y, with amino-acid sequence MPNAIITLFFALITLIVGAFFGYALCKDAYEKKLSQAKKTAEDIISDAKKSAKSLKKETLLEAKDEAHKYREKMESELNDRRNDVKKQENRNLERQDILDRKDQSLEKREENIEKNENNISAKEKQLDEKDKQLTNTLDEQKAELIRVSNLTRDQARKIILDDLNKELTHERATMINESGEQARQYADKEAKSLIVAAIQRSAADTVAETTVTTVTLPNEDMKGRIIGREGRNIRTIESLTGVDLIIDDTPEAVALSAFDPIRREIARMALEKLIEDGRIHPARIEEMVDKARKDMDDHIREIGEQTIYGLGISSVNPDLIKIIGRMQYRTSYGQNVLSHSIEVAKLSAVMAGELGEDVTLAKRAGLLHDIGKAIDREVDGSHVEIGVDIATKYKEPEVVVNTIASHHGDVEPTSLIATIVAAADAISAARPGARSESMENYIHRLEKLEEIANKHEGVDHCYAIQAGHEIRIMVKPEEISDDQAAILSRDVKNEIEENLEYPGHIKVTVVREVRKVELAK; translated from the coding sequence ATGCCGAATGCTATCATAACCCTCTTTTTTGCCTTAATAACATTGATTGTAGGTGCATTTTTCGGATATGCTCTCTGTAAAGATGCCTACGAGAAAAAACTTTCACAAGCTAAGAAAACAGCCGAAGATATTATTTCTGATGCTAAAAAGTCTGCTAAATCGCTAAAGAAGGAAACACTTCTTGAAGCTAAAGATGAGGCTCACAAGTATCGAGAAAAGATGGAAAGCGAACTCAATGATCGTCGCAATGACGTGAAGAAACAAGAGAATCGCAATCTTGAACGACAAGATATTTTGGATCGTAAAGACCAATCGTTGGAAAAACGTGAAGAAAATATTGAGAAGAACGAAAATAATATTTCTGCTAAAGAAAAACAACTTGATGAAAAAGACAAACAATTGACTAACACTCTTGATGAACAAAAAGCGGAATTAATCAGAGTAAGTAATCTAACTAGAGACCAAGCCCGTAAAATAATTTTAGATGATTTGAACAAAGAATTAACTCACGAACGCGCTACGATGATAAATGAAAGTGGCGAACAAGCAAGGCAGTATGCCGATAAGGAAGCTAAATCATTAATTGTTGCGGCTATCCAAAGAAGTGCTGCTGATACTGTTGCTGAAACAACAGTCACTACCGTTACGTTGCCTAATGAAGATATGAAGGGACGTATTATTGGTCGTGAAGGTCGTAATATCCGTACAATCGAATCCTTAACAGGTGTCGATTTGATAATTGATGATACTCCTGAAGCTGTAGCATTAAGTGCTTTTGATCCAATCAGAAGAGAAATTGCTAGAATGGCTTTGGAGAAATTAATTGAAGATGGGCGTATTCATCCAGCTCGTATTGAAGAGATGGTTGATAAAGCTCGTAAAGATATGGACGATCATATTCGTGAAATCGGGGAACAAACCATTTATGGTTTGGGAATCAGTTCTGTAAATCCAGATCTAATTAAAATTATTGGACGTATGCAATATCGTACTAGTTATGGTCAAAATGTTTTGAGTCACTCAATCGAAGTAGCTAAACTATCCGCAGTTATGGCTGGTGAATTGGGTGAAGATGTTACTTTAGCAAAACGAGCAGGGTTATTACACGATATAGGTAAAGCTATTGATCGTGAAGTAGATGGTTCCCACGTTGAAATTGGCGTGGACATAGCCACTAAGTATAAAGAACCTGAAGTCGTTGTTAACACAATTGCTTCTCATCACGGTGATGTAGAGCCAACCTCTTTGATTGCCACAATCGTTGCAGCTGCAGATGCAATTTCTGCTGCTAGACCAGGTGCAAGATCAGAGTCAATGGAAAATTACATTCATCGTTTGGAAAAACTTGAAGAAATTGCGAATAAGCATGAAGGTGTTGACCACTGTTATGCTATTCAAGCCGGTCATGAAATTAGAATTATGGTTAAGCCAGAAGAAATTTCAGATGATCAAGCAGCAATTCTTTCAAGAGATGTTAAAAATGAAATTGAGGAAAATCTTGAATATCCTGGACATATTAAAGTCACAGTTGTCCGTGAAGTTCGTAAAGTGGAATTAGCAAAATAG
- a CDS encoding glycosyltransferase family 4 protein, which yields MFGVIVKLFLTMILSAVITPFVIKLAYILGAVDNPNARRVNKKPMPTMGGLAIFIAFTFSTFVLLRNQFPSHELFSVFLAEVIIILTGIIDDIRELSPKAKMLGIFVAALVIYFLAGIKMNEIVIPFLGTFQLGWWSFPITIIWILAITNAVNLIDGLDGLATGVSIIALFTMGIVGYFFLNFTNIYVSIWIFALVAALVGFLPHNFHPASIFLGDTGALFIGFMIAVFSLKGLKNVTFVTMLIPVVILGVPITDTVYAMLRRFLNKKPITQADKHHLHHRLMQLGLSHRQTVLVIYGLALVFAFISLLLPISSFWGSVLLAVALLIGLELFVESIGLIGDNRQPLLHSIQKFIKRLEKK from the coding sequence ATGTTTGGTGTAATAGTTAAGTTATTTCTGACGATGATCTTGTCGGCAGTTATAACTCCCTTTGTAATAAAACTTGCCTATATCTTAGGCGCGGTTGATAATCCTAATGCCCGGCGAGTGAACAAAAAGCCAATGCCAACGATGGGTGGATTGGCAATATTTATTGCGTTTACCTTTTCAACGTTTGTTTTATTACGTAATCAATTCCCTAGCCATGAATTATTTAGTGTGTTCCTGGCCGAGGTAATAATTATTCTAACTGGTATTATCGATGATATTCGTGAGCTATCTCCTAAAGCCAAAATGTTGGGGATATTCGTAGCTGCGTTGGTAATTTATTTCTTAGCCGGAATTAAGATGAACGAGATTGTCATACCATTCCTTGGAACATTCCAGTTAGGGTGGTGGAGCTTTCCAATCACAATTATTTGGATCTTGGCAATCACCAATGCCGTCAACTTAATTGATGGATTGGATGGACTAGCGACCGGAGTCTCAATAATTGCGCTATTCACCATGGGAATTGTTGGATATTTCTTCTTAAACTTTACAAATATATATGTATCCATCTGGATTTTTGCCCTTGTAGCTGCACTAGTTGGCTTCTTACCGCATAATTTCCATCCTGCTAGTATTTTCCTAGGGGATACCGGTGCGTTGTTCATAGGGTTCATGATTGCCGTATTCTCATTAAAAGGTTTGAAAAATGTAACATTCGTTACAATGCTTATTCCAGTGGTAATCTTGGGAGTTCCAATTACCGATACAGTTTATGCTATGTTACGTCGATTCTTGAACAAAAAGCCGATTACTCAGGCAGATAAACATCATTTGCATCACAGATTGATGCAATTAGGCTTATCGCACAGACAAACAGTTTTAGTAATTTATGGATTGGCACTAGTATTCGCATTTATTTCATTGCTATTACCTATTTCAAGCTTCTGGGGAAGCGTGTTACTTGCTGTTGCACTGTTAATTGGACTCGAGCTATTCGTGGAGTCAATTGGATTAATTGGAGATAACCGACAACCGTTATTACATTCCATTCAAAAATTTATTAAACGTCTTGAAAAAAAATAA
- a CDS encoding YigZ family protein, translated as MENYKTIAESDSYLKEIKKSKFIVHLAQTNSEDEANQFIEKIRQQESGATHNCFAFIVREKVLTERMSDDGEPSGTAGSPILNVLQQQGLENVTAVVTRYFGGIKLGAGGLIRAYSSTTAEGIKNIGLVENRLQQGYKLNVPYHLYDKFENYAKNEKLILENKQFSTDVSVDIYFDIESLTADKQDIIDNFQNQITFEETDQEFKQIPIEAN; from the coding sequence TTGGAAAATTACAAAACTATTGCTGAGTCTGATAGTTACTTAAAAGAAATTAAAAAATCTAAATTTATTGTCCATCTTGCTCAAACTAATTCTGAAGATGAAGCTAACCAATTTATTGAGAAAATTCGTCAACAGGAATCTGGTGCAACTCATAATTGTTTTGCCTTCATCGTTCGAGAAAAGGTTTTGACTGAGAGAATGTCCGACGACGGCGAACCGAGTGGTACAGCAGGATCACCAATTCTAAATGTTCTTCAACAACAAGGCTTGGAAAATGTGACTGCTGTCGTTACCCGTTATTTTGGTGGCATTAAGCTTGGTGCCGGGGGATTAATCCGCGCATATTCATCGACCACCGCCGAGGGAATTAAGAATATCGGACTAGTTGAAAATCGTCTCCAACAAGGCTATAAACTAAATGTTCCTTATCATTTGTATGATAAATTTGAAAACTATGCCAAAAATGAAAAGCTAATATTGGAAAACAAACAATTTTCAACTGACGTTTCCGTTGACATATATTTTGACATTGAAAGCTTAACTGCTGACAAACAAGATATTATCGATAATTTTCAAAATCAAATAACTTTTGAAGAAACTGATCAAGAGTTTAAACAAATTCCCATAGAAGCCAATTAA
- a CDS encoding DEAD/DEAH box helicase has translation MQDDKLIITNLNLDFPHQSNPMSWQGNLTDLQQKIALEVIQSYQNKCDHLVWSVTGAGKTEITFPLLERIISNNQRVAICSPRIDVCIELYPRIQAAFNNASVGLFHGKSDIQYYPTQIMISTVHQLVKFHKAFDVIIVDEVDSYPLAGNEMLEGSIAKAKKVSGSIVYLSATPPAELLDEVSNGKINISKLYRRFHNHPLPEPICHCLLKPTTYFGINPRLRIKMSKLVNSQQRFIVFFPRIPDMLYFEKIIKKFFPKLKLVSVSSKDSKRIEKVQQFRDEQADVILTTTILERGVTFHNITVLVLDADADEFSKTALIQIAGRAGRSQDSPNDEVHLYYQFYNKKIKSACSEIKQVNRQAYKK, from the coding sequence ATGCAAGATGACAAGCTAATAATTACAAATCTAAATTTGGATTTTCCTCATCAAAGTAACCCAATGAGTTGGCAAGGGAATCTGACTGATCTCCAGCAAAAAATTGCTTTAGAAGTGATTCAGTCCTATCAAAATAAATGTGACCACTTAGTTTGGTCGGTGACAGGTGCCGGAAAAACTGAGATAACTTTTCCCCTTTTGGAACGAATAATTTCGAATAATCAACGAGTAGCAATTTGTTCACCTAGGATTGACGTATGCATCGAATTATATCCGAGAATCCAGGCCGCATTTAACAATGCGAGCGTAGGCCTGTTTCATGGTAAAAGTGATATTCAGTATTATCCAACTCAAATAATGATCAGTACAGTGCATCAGCTAGTCAAGTTTCACAAAGCTTTTGACGTCATAATTGTAGACGAGGTCGATTCATATCCTCTAGCCGGAAACGAAATGTTAGAAGGTTCAATTGCTAAGGCAAAAAAGGTTTCTGGGAGCATCGTCTATTTATCTGCGACACCACCAGCAGAACTTTTGGATGAAGTTTCAAATGGTAAGATTAATATTTCAAAATTATATCGAAGATTCCACAATCATCCGTTGCCAGAACCAATTTGCCATTGCCTATTGAAGCCAACTACATATTTTGGAATCAATCCGAGACTTCGTATTAAGATGTCTAAACTGGTTAATTCTCAGCAACGTTTTATTGTGTTCTTTCCTAGAATTCCCGATATGCTTTATTTTGAGAAAATTATTAAAAAGTTCTTCCCAAAGTTAAAACTTGTTTCGGTAAGTTCAAAAGATTCTAAGAGAATTGAGAAGGTCCAACAATTCCGTGATGAGCAAGCAGATGTTATTTTAACGACAACTATTTTAGAACGTGGGGTGACTTTTCATAATATTACCGTTCTAGTACTTGATGCAGATGCGGATGAATTTTCCAAAACTGCCTTAATTCAAATTGCAGGTCGGGCGGGAAGATCACAAGATTCACCGAACGACGAAGTTCATTTATATTATCAATTTTATAACAAGAAAATAAAATCGGCCTGCTCAGAAATTAAACAGGTCAATCGTCAAGCGTATAAAAAATGA
- a CDS encoding ComF family protein, whose amino-acid sequence MRNCLNCNQPILQNHSLKDIIFCTQPPDDNLCGFCRQQLSQLKNFPHCRYCYKTSTSDICSDCENWREKYKIFNQHFAIFGYNQFIHDYFKKYKRYGDVLLARLFISDLKKWARCHEFDVVTYIPSSDSHYIERGFDPVYELYKDVFPLTKVFQKVDADKPQAQKNKMERMLTPQTFRIVNDFPKKSLNLKILIVDDIYTTGRTVLHARQLLTDIGFQNICTFSLTR is encoded by the coding sequence ATGAGAAATTGTTTAAATTGTAATCAACCAATATTACAAAATCATTCACTCAAGGATATTATTTTTTGTACGCAACCACCAGACGATAATCTTTGCGGATTTTGTCGACAACAATTATCACAGCTGAAAAACTTCCCCCACTGCCGATATTGTTATAAAACTTCTACAAGTGATATTTGCTCTGATTGTGAGAATTGGAGAGAAAAATATAAAATATTTAATCAACATTTTGCAATTTTTGGGTATAATCAATTTATACATGATTATTTTAAAAAATATAAGCGGTATGGGGATGTTTTGTTAGCAAGGCTGTTTATATCTGATCTTAAAAAGTGGGCTAGGTGTCATGAGTTTGACGTTGTGACGTATATTCCTAGTAGTGATAGCCACTATATTGAGCGAGGATTTGATCCGGTCTATGAGTTATATAAAGATGTATTTCCGCTTACTAAAGTTTTTCAAAAAGTTGATGCTGATAAGCCTCAAGCTCAGAAAAATAAAATGGAGCGAATGCTTACACCACAGACTTTCAGAATAGTTAATGATTTTCCGAAAAAATCACTAAATTTAAAAATTTTAATAGTGGATGATATATACACAACTGGGCGTACAGTATTACACGCACGGCAATTGCTGACAGATATTGGTTTTCAAAATATTTGTACTTTTTCATTAACTCGTTAG
- the hpf gene encoding ribosome hibernation-promoting factor, HPF/YfiA family, whose product MLTINVRGENIEVTPAIRDYVEKKVSKMEKYFSPDSNPIAHVNLKIYPSKGTKVEVTIPLPYITLRAEEMNDDMYAGIDLVIDKLERQIKKFKTKVNRKDRDKPGIKDIPLDDVPAEDAKEDESQIVRTKRLSLKPMDAEEAVLQMEMLGHEFFIFEDSETNGASIVYKRNDGKYGLIETNE is encoded by the coding sequence ATGTTAACAATAAACGTACGTGGCGAAAACATCGAAGTTACACCTGCTATTCGTGATTATGTTGAAAAGAAAGTTTCCAAGATGGAAAAATATTTCAGCCCAGACAGTAATCCAATTGCACATGTAAACTTGAAGATTTACCCTTCAAAGGGCACAAAGGTTGAGGTTACAATACCACTTCCATATATCACTCTAAGAGCTGAGGAAATGAACGACGATATGTATGCAGGTATCGATTTAGTAATTGACAAGCTAGAAAGACAAATTAAGAAATTCAAGACAAAGGTCAACCGTAAGGATCGTGACAAACCAGGCATTAAAGATATTCCGCTTGATGACGTTCCTGCTGAAGATGCTAAGGAAGACGAATCACAAATTGTTAGAACAAAACGTTTGTCATTGAAACCAATGGACGCTGAAGAAGCAGTTCTACAAATGGAAATGCTCGGACATGAATTCTTCATTTTTGAAGATTCAGAAACAAACGGCGCAAGTATTGTATACAAGCGTAATGACGGCAAATATGGTTTGATTGAAACAAACGAATAA
- the secA gene encoding preprotein translocase subunit SecA yields MANPLRRWVESDNREVKRMGKIADKVEAYADAFSKLSNEKLQAKTPKFKERLKNGETLDDILPEAFATAREGAKRVLGLYPFRVQLIGGITLHEGNIAEMKTGEGKTLTATLPVYLNALAGKGVHVVTVNEYLSGRDAKEMGELYKWLGLTVGLNVNQLDADEKREAYNCDITYSTNSELGFDYLRDNMVVYKEQMVQRPLNYAIVDEVDSILIDEARTPLIISGAAEKSTAMYVRTDRFVKTLVEDDYKIDWPTKSISLTETGIRKAEDYFGLDNLYDIDNTVLNHHLDQALRANEIMSLDIDYVVQDNQVKIVDQFTGRVMEGRRYSDGLHQAIEAKEGVEIQDETKTMANITYQNFFRMYDKLAGMTGTAKTEAEEFREIYNMEVISIPTNKPVIRDDKEDVLYPTIKSKFNAVVKDIEARHAKGQPMLVGTVAVESSEYLSKMLDQKGIPHAVLNAKNHAKEAEIIMNAGQRGAVTIATNMAGRGTDIKLGPGVVDLGGLAVIGTERHESRRIDNQLRGRSGRQGDPGVTQFYMSLEDDLMKRFGSERIKRVLSAMKIEDDDAVIQSRMMSRQVESAQKRVEGNNYDTRKNTLQYDDVMREQREVIYKERMEVINEDEDLDRVLKPMIERTIDAQVDVHTQGKKEEWNLPAIVDFAKAALISDEEFSIVDLQMRDADGIKKYLMDVVQANYDKKAEDLGDPAQMLEFEKVVILRVVDEHWTNHIDAMDQLRQSIGLRGYGQLNPLVEYQEEGYRMFEEMISDIEYDVTRLFMKAEIRQNMER; encoded by the coding sequence ATGGCAAATCCATTAAGAAGATGGGTCGAAAGCGATAATAGAGAAGTTAAACGCATGGGAAAAATTGCTGACAAGGTTGAAGCATACGCAGACGCCTTTAGCAAACTTTCTAATGAGAAACTTCAAGCTAAGACACCTAAATTTAAAGAGAGACTTAAAAATGGCGAAACATTGGATGATATTTTGCCAGAAGCCTTTGCAACTGCCCGTGAAGGTGCTAAAAGAGTTCTAGGTCTCTATCCTTTTAGAGTTCAATTAATTGGTGGTATTACTTTACATGAAGGTAACATCGCCGAAATGAAGACTGGTGAAGGTAAAACTTTGACAGCCACATTACCTGTTTATTTGAATGCATTAGCTGGTAAGGGTGTTCACGTTGTTACTGTTAACGAATACTTATCAGGCCGTGATGCTAAGGAAATGGGTGAGTTATACAAATGGTTAGGTCTTACAGTTGGTCTAAATGTTAACCAACTCGACGCTGACGAAAAACGTGAAGCTTATAACTGTGACATCACATATTCAACTAACTCAGAATTAGGTTTCGATTACCTACGTGACAACATGGTTGTTTACAAAGAACAAATGGTACAACGTCCTTTGAACTATGCCATTGTTGATGAGGTTGATTCAATCTTAATTGATGAGGCTAGAACACCTTTGATTATTTCTGGTGCCGCTGAAAAATCTACTGCTATGTATGTTCGTACAGATAGATTTGTTAAGACATTAGTTGAAGATGATTACAAAATTGATTGGCCTACAAAGTCAATTAGTTTAACTGAAACTGGTATCCGTAAGGCTGAGGATTACTTTGGCCTTGATAACTTATATGACATTGATAACACTGTTTTGAACCACCATTTGGATCAAGCTTTGCGTGCCAATGAAATTATGAGTTTGGATATTGATTATGTTGTTCAAGACAACCAAGTTAAAATTGTTGATCAATTTACTGGTCGTGTTATGGAAGGTCGTCGTTATTCTGACGGATTGCACCAGGCTATTGAAGCCAAAGAAGGTGTTGAAATCCAAGATGAAACAAAGACAATGGCCAACATCACGTATCAAAACTTCTTCCGTATGTATGACAAGCTTGCTGGTATGACTGGTACTGCTAAGACAGAAGCAGAAGAATTTAGAGAAATTTACAACATGGAAGTTATTTCAATTCCAACTAACAAACCTGTTATCCGTGACGATAAAGAAGATGTTCTTTATCCAACAATTAAGAGTAAGTTCAATGCTGTTGTTAAAGATATCGAAGCAAGACATGCTAAGGGACAACCAATGCTAGTTGGTACCGTTGCTGTTGAATCTTCAGAATATCTTTCAAAGATGCTTGATCAAAAAGGTATTCCACATGCTGTTCTTAATGCCAAGAACCATGCTAAGGAAGCTGAAATCATCATGAACGCCGGCCAACGTGGTGCTGTTACTATTGCTACCAATATGGCTGGTCGTGGTACTGATATTAAACTTGGACCTGGTGTTGTTGATTTAGGTGGACTTGCAGTTATTGGTACTGAACGACATGAATCACGTCGTATCGATAACCAGCTACGTGGACGTTCAGGTCGTCAAGGTGATCCTGGTGTTACACAATTCTACATGTCACTAGAAGATGACTTGATGAAACGTTTCGGTTCTGAAAGAATCAAACGTGTTCTAAGCGCAATGAAGATTGAAGATGACGATGCTGTTATTCAAAGTAGAATGATGTCTCGTCAAGTTGAATCTGCACAGAAGCGTGTTGAAGGTAATAACTACGATACTCGTAAAAATACTCTTCAATATGATGATGTTATGCGTGAACAACGTGAAGTTATCTATAAAGAGAGAATGGAAGTTATCAACGAGGACGAAGATCTTGACCGCGTATTGAAGCCAATGATCGAACGTACAATTGACGCCCAAGTTGATGTTCATACTCAAGGTAAAAAAGAAGAATGGAACTTACCAGCAATTGTTGATTTTGCTAAGGCAGCTCTTATCTCTGATGAAGAATTCAGTATCGTTGATTTACAAATGCGTGATGCTGATGGAATCAAGAAGTATCTCATGGATGTTGTTCAAGCCAACTATGATAAGAAGGCTGAAGACCTTGGTGACCCTGCTCAAATGCTAGAATTTGAAAAGGTTGTTATCCTAAGAGTTGTTGATGAACACTGGACAAACCATATTGATGCGATGGATCAATTACGTCAATCAATTGGTTTACGTGGATACGGACAATTAAATCCTTTAGTTGAGTACCAAGAAGAAGGATATCGTATGTTTGAAGAAATGATTTCAGACATTGAATATGATGTAACTAGATTATTCATGAAGGCCGAAATTAGACAAAACATGGAAAGATAA
- the prfB gene encoding peptide chain release factor 2 (programmed frameshift), with protein sequence MEFGEIKSKIQEIEDKINQFRGSLDLESLEESIAENEAKMTEDGFWDNHAAAQEVIDATNVLKDKYDNFKKLDDSVENLKVSAELYDEDPDDELKSEMEKDIAEVDAKMRSYELTMLLSEQYDSHNAILEIHPGAGGTESQDWGEMLLRMYQRWADQHSFSVEVEDYQPGDEAGIKSVSIMIKGTNAYGLLRSERGVHRLVRISPFDSAGRRHTSFASVDVMPELDDSIEVDINDDDLRVDVFRSSGAGGQHINKTSSAVRITHLPTGIVTSSQAQRSQLQNRQTAMSMLKAKLFQREQEEQAKRNAEIKGEQMDIGWGSQIRSYVFHPYTMVKDHRSNYETGNGQAVMDGDLDPFIYAYLQWKLQEDNPK encoded by the exons ATGGAATTTGGCGAAATTAAAAGTAAAATTCAAGAGATAGAAGACAAAATAAATCAGTTCCGGGGGTCTCTT GACTTAGAAAGTCTAGAAGAGAGTATCGCAGAAAATGAAGCTAAGATGACAGAGGACGGATTTTGGGATAATCATGCCGCGGCTCAGGAAGTCATTGATGCAACAAATGTGTTAAAAGATAAATATGATAATTTTAAGAAATTAGATGATTCAGTCGAGAATCTGAAAGTTTCAGCCGAACTATATGATGAGGACCCAGATGATGAATTAAAGTCTGAGATGGAAAAAGATATTGCTGAGGTTGATGCAAAAATGCGTTCATATGAGTTGACCATGTTGTTGTCTGAGCAATATGATTCTCATAATGCAATCTTAGAAATTCATCCAGGTGCCGGTGGAACTGAATCACAGGATTGGGGTGAAATGCTTCTTCGTATGTATCAACGTTGGGCTGATCAACACAGTTTTAGTGTTGAAGTAGAAGATTACCAACCTGGCGATGAAGCAGGTATAAAAAGCGTTTCAATTATGATTAAAGGTACGAATGCATATGGTCTCTTGCGTTCAGAAAGAGGAGTTCATCGTTTAGTTAGAATATCACCATTTGATTCTGCTGGAAGAAGACATACATCATTTGCATCAGTTGATGTTATGCCAGAACTTGATGATTCAATTGAAGTTGATATTAATGACGATGACTTGAGAGTCGATGTTTTCAGGTCTTCCGGTGCTGGTGGTCAGCATATCAACAAAACCTCTTCAGCTGTCAGAATCACCCACTTGCCTACAGGTATAGTCACTAGCTCACAAGCTCAACGTTCACAATTACAAAATAGACAGACAGCCATGAGCATGCTGAAAGCAAAACTTTTCCAAAGAGAACAAGAAGAGCAGGCGAAGAGAAACGCTGAAATCAAAGGTGAACAAATGGATATTGGATGGGGTTCACAAATTCGTTCATACGTTTTCCATCCATATACAATGGTTAAGGATCATCGTTCAAACTACGAAACTGGGAATGGTCAAGCAGTGATGGACGGGGATTTGGATCCATTTATTTATGCTTATTTACAATGGAAACTTCAAGAGGACAATCCTAAATAA
- a CDS encoding response regulator transcription factor, which translates to MAKKILCVDDEPAILELIEYNLQTNGYQVEHATDGQMALDKLEQGKFDLVLLDQMLPKVDGLHVLKKLRSKGDLTPVIFLTAVDTEENKIDGLVSGADDYVTKPFSVKELLARIEVVLRRTQKSADAKRIFELNKSLKSLNMDGTDISLTRKEYELLEFLIKNKGIVVSRDQIFENVWGINSNSQIRMVDIQISHLRDKIERDTKDPQIIKTVHGFGYILEV; encoded by the coding sequence ATGGCAAAAAAAATATTATGTGTTGATGACGAGCCAGCAATTTTGGAATTAATTGAATACAATTTACAAACTAATGGGTATCAAGTTGAACATGCGACTGATGGTCAAATGGCGCTTGATAAGTTAGAACAAGGTAAATTTGATTTAGTTCTATTGGATCAAATGTTGCCTAAAGTAGACGGATTACATGTTCTGAAAAAATTACGTTCCAAAGGAGATTTAACTCCAGTTATTTTCTTGACGGCTGTCGATACTGAAGAGAACAAAATTGACGGTCTTGTTAGTGGTGCCGACGATTATGTGACGAAACCGTTCAGCGTTAAAGAACTGCTGGCAAGAATTGAAGTTGTTTTACGAAGAACTCAGAAGTCTGCAGATGCTAAGAGAATCTTCGAATTAAATAAATCTTTGAAGAGTTTGAACATGGATGGTACAGATATTTCACTAACTCGAAAAGAGTATGAATTGCTTGAATTTTTGATTAAAAATAAGGGTATTGTTGTATCTCGAGACCAGATTTTTGAAAATGTTTGGGGTATCAATTCGAATTCACAAATTCGCATGGTAGATATTCAAATTAGTCACTTACGTGATAAAATCGAGAGAGATACAAAAGATCCACAAATAATAAAAACCGTGCATGGTTTCGGTTATATATTAGAGGTATAG